The Budorcas taxicolor isolate Tak-1 chromosome 2, Takin1.1, whole genome shotgun sequence genome window below encodes:
- the LOC128043362 gene encoding biliverdin reductase A-like — MNTEPERKFGVVVVGVGRAGSVRIWDLRSPHASSAFLNLIGFVSRRELGSIDEVPQISLEEALSSQEVEVAFICSESSSHEDYIRQFLNAGKHVLVEYPMTLSWVAAKDLWELAEQKGKVLHEERVELLMEEFAFLKKEVVGKDLLKGSLLFTAAPLEEERFGFPAFSGISRLTWLVSLFGELSLMSATLEERKEDQYMKMTVCLETENKGPLTWIEEKAPGLKRNRRLSFHFRSGSLENMPNVGINKNIFLKDQNIFVQKLLGQFSEEELAAEKKRILHCLWLAGEIQKHCCSKQ; from the coding sequence ATGAACACAGAGCCCGAGAGGAAGTTTGGCGTGGTGGTGGTCGGCGTCGGCAGAGCCGGCTCCGTACGGATCTGGGACCTGCGGAGTCCACACGCTTCCTCAGCGTTCCTGAACCTCATTGGCTTCGTGTCCAGACGAGAGCTGGGGAGCATTGATGAGGTGCCGCAAATTTCTCTGGAAGAGGCTCTTTCCAGTCAAGAGGTCGAGGTTGCTTTTATTTGCAGTGAGAGCTCCAGCCACGAGGACTACATCAGGCAATTCCTGAATGCTGGAAAGCATGTCCTTGTGGAATACCCCATGACACTGTCTTGGGTGGCAGCTAAGGACCTGTGGGAGTTGGCCGAGCAGAAAGGGAAAGTCTTGCATGAGGAGCGTGTTGAACTCTTGATGGAGGAGTTTGCATTCCTGAAGAAAGAAGTGGTGGGGAAGGACCTGCTGAAAGGGTCTCTCCTCTTCACAGCTGCCCCACTGGAAGAAGAGCGGTTTGGCTTCCCTGCATTTAGCGGCATCTCTCGTCTGACCTGGCTGGTCTCCCTCTTCGGGGAGCTTTCTCTCATGTCTGCCACTTTGGAAGAGCGAAAGGAAGACCAGTATATGAAGATGACTGTGTGCTTGGAGACAGAGAACAAAGGCCCGCTGACCTGGATTGAAGAGAAAGCACCTGGCCTAAAGCGAAACAGACGTTTAAGCTTCCATTTCAGATCTGGGTCCCTGGAGAATATGCCCAACGTAGGCATCAATAAGAATATTTTCCTGAAAGATCAGAATATATTTGTCCAGAAACTCCTGGGCCAGTTCTCGGAAGAGGAGCTGGCTGCTGAGAAGAAACGCATCCTGCACTGCCTGTGGCTTGCAGGAGAGATCCAGAAACACTGCTGCTCGAAGCAGTGA